The genomic stretch ATTATTATGGAATTCTGGTTTTGGTTAATATTAGGACTTATACTATTATTTATAGTTGTTAAGTCAGTAATTGTCGTTAATCAATATGAAGGTGGGTTAATTTTTAGATTAGGTAGGGTTATTGGAAAACTAAAACCTGGGATTAATATAGTAATTCCATTCTTAGATGTGCCTGTTAAGGTTGATATGAGAACCAGAGTTACTGATATTCCCCCCCAAGAGATGATTACAAAGGATAACGCAGTCGTAAAAGTAGATGCAGTAGTTTATTATAGAGTAGTAGACGTAGAGCGAGCTATCTTAGAAGTGGAAGATTACGAATACGCAATAATAAATTTGGCACAAACTACATTAAGGGCTATAATAGGTAGTATGGAATTAGATGAAGTATTAAATAAAAGAGAATATATAAACTCCAAGTTATTAGAAATTTTAGATAGAGAAACTGATGCTTGGGGTGTAAAAATTGAAAAAGTTGAAGTT from Methanocaldococcus lauensis encodes the following:
- a CDS encoding SPFH domain-containing protein, with amino-acid sequence MEFWFWLILGLILLFIVVKSVIVVNQYEGGLIFRLGRVIGKLKPGINIVIPFLDVPVKVDMRTRVTDIPPQEMITKDNAVVKVDAVVYYRVVDVERAILEVEDYEYAIINLAQTTLRAIIGSMELDEVLNKREYINSKLLEILDRETDAWGVKIEKVEVKEIDPPEDIKNAMAQQMKAERLKRAAILEAEGEKQSRILRAEGIAESLRIEAEGQAKAIQIVAEAARNYFKDEAQLYKALEVANNVLKDNTKYVISENVLNLVKNFIKNGKE